The Streptomyces achromogenes DNA segment CGGAGGCGCGGGCCGTCGCCCGTACCCAAACCCTGATCAAGGGCACGGCCGGCATCGGCGTCGTCCGCAAGACCACCCTGCCGGGCGGCCTGCGCATCGTCACCGAGACCCTCCCGTCGGTCCGCTCCGCCACGTTCGGCATCTGGGCGCACGTGGGCTCCCGTGACGAGACGCCGTCCCTGAACGGCGCCACGCACTACCTGGAGCACCTCCTCTTCAAGGGGACGACCCGCAGGTCCGCGCTCGACATCTCCTCCGCGATAGACGCGGTGGGCGGCGAGATGAACGCGTTCACGGCGAAGGAGTACACGTGCTACTACGCGCGCGTGCTCGACACCGACCTGCCGCTCGCCATCGACGTCGTCTGCGACATGCTGACCGGCTCCCTCATCCGTGAGGAGGACGTCAACGTCGAGCGCGGCGCGATCCTCGAAGAGATCGCCATGACCGAGGACGACCCCGGCGACTGCGTGCACGACCTGTTCGCGCAGACGATGTTCGGGGACAACCCCCTCGGCCGGCCGGTCCTCGGCACCGTCGACACGGTCAACGCCCTCACCGCCGACCGCATCCGCCGCTTCTACAAGAAGCACTACGACCCGACCCACCTCGTGGTCGCCGCCGCCGGCAACATCGACCACAACAAGGTCGTCCGCCAGGTCCGCGCGGCCTTCGAGAAGGCGGGCTCCCTCAGAAACACGGACGCGGCGCCCATCGGCCCGCGTGACGGCCGGCGCGCGATCCGCGCGGTGGGCAGGGTCGAGCTGATCGGCCGCAGGACCGAACAGGCGCACGTCGTGCTCGGCATGCCCGGCCTCGCCCGCACGGACGACCGGCGCTGGGCGCTCGGCGTGCTGAACACGGCCCTCGGCGGCGGCATGTCCTCCCGTCTCTTCCAGGAGGTCCGCGAGAAGCGCGGCCTGGCCTACAGCGTGTACTCGTACACCTCGGGCTTCGCCGACTGCGGTCTCTTCGGCGTGTACGCGGGCTGCCGTCCGAGCCAGGTGCACGACGTGCTGAAGATCTGCCGGGACGAACTCGACCAGGTCGCCGAGCACGGTCTGTCCGACGAGGAGATCGTCCGCGCCATCGGCCAGCTCCGCGGCTCCACGGTCCTCGGCCTGGAGGACACCGGCGCGCTCATGAACCGCATCGGCAAGAGCGAGCTGTGCTGGGGCGACCAGATGTCCGTCGACGACATGCTGGCCCGGATAGCGGCCGTCACCCCGGACGAGGTCCGCTCCGTGGCCCGCGACATCCTGGGACAGCGCCCGTCGCTGTCGGTCATAGGCCCCCTCAAGGACAAGCAGGCCGCGCGGCTGCACGACGCGGTCGCCTGACACCCTCCGCCAGGCCTTCGGCAACTTCGGTAAGGAAGCAAGAGATGAGCAAGCTGCGCGTGGCGGTCCTCGGCGCCAAGGGCCGGATCGGCTCCGAGGCGGTACGGGCGGTCGAGGCCGCCGAGGACATGGAGCTGGTGGCCGCCCTCGGCCGCGGCGACGACCTGCAGACGCTGGCGCGGACCGGCGCCCAGGTCGCGGTCGAACTGACCACCCCCGCCTCGGTCATGGACAACCTCGACTTCTGCGTACGGCACGGCATCCACGCCGTGGTCGGCACCACCGGCTGGACGGACGAACGCCTCGCGCAGCTGAACGGCTGGCTGGCCGCGTCCCCCGCCACGGGCGTGCTCATCGCACCCAACTTCTCCATCGGGGCCGTCCTCACCATGAAGTTCGCGCAGATCGCCGCGCCGTACTTCGAGTCCGTCGAGGTCGTGGAACTGCACCACCCCAACAAGGTGGACGCCCCGTCCGGCACCGCCACCCGCACCGCCCAGCTCATCGCCGAGGCCCGCCGCGCGGCCGGCTCGGCCCCGGCCCCGGACGCCACGGCGACGGGGCTGGACGGCGCGCGGGGAGCCAGCGTCGACGGCGTCCCGGTCCACGCGATCCGGCTGCGGGGCCTCCTGGCCCACCAGGAGGTCCTGCTGGGCGGCGAGGGCGAGACCCTGACCGTCCGCCACGACTCGCTCCACCACAGCAGCTTCATGCCGGGCATCCTGCTGGGAGCCCGCCGGGTGGTGTCGACGCCCGGCCTCACCTTCGGCCTGGAACACTTCCTGGACCTGAACTGAGCCTCTGACGTCATGCGCGCGAAGATCTCCTACGCCCTCACGGCCGCCGTCCTGGTCTTCTACTTCGTCCTGGTCGGCAGCCGCGGCGTCATGCTCATCCAGTCCGGCACACTGCTCACCGTCACGTTCGGCTTGGCGGTGCTGATCCTGCCGGTCATCGGCGTCTGGTTCCTGTGGAAGAACACCCAGTTCGTCCGCCGGGCCAACGCGCTCGCAGCCGAACTCGACGCCGAGGGCGGTCTGCCCGTGGACGAGCTGAAACGCACCCCGAGCGGCCGGATCGACCGCGACTCGGCCGACGAGGTGTTCGCCGTGCGCAAGGCCGAGACCGAGGCGGCCCCCGAGGACTGGCGCACCTGGTTCCGGCTCGCCGTCGCCTACCACGACGCCCGGGACACCCCCCGGGCCCGCAAGGCCATGCAGCGGGCGATCAGCCTGCACGACGGCAAGCCCGTCGGGGCCGCCTGACCTCCCGCACCCCACCCGCCCCGCGCGCACGCGGAAGGGGCCGGCCCGCCCTCGCGGCGGACCGGCCCCTCCGTGCGTACGGCGGTCAGCCGTGCCGGTTCTCCGCGGCCCACGCCTCGACCGCGTCCGCCGCCCGGTCGAAGGCCTCGCCGCGCGCCAGGAAGTCCGCCCCGTGCGTGGTCAGCAAAGGCGTGCTCTCGGCCGGCCGGTCCCGTCGCGCGACCGTCAGGGCCTGCCCCTGGACGGTCCGCGGCAGCCCCAGCCAGCGCACCGGCTGCTGCACGGTGTGCACCGCCCCGACCCGCTCCCACGGCAGCGTGCGCGTGACGAGGAAGCCGACATGGCGCAGCCCGCGCGCGCTCACCCACACACCCATCCGCAGCAGCCGCAGGGCGCAGGCGATCACCAGCAGGGAGCCGCCGAAGACCACGCCGGCCTCGGACACCGAGCCGGTCAGGGCGATGATGACTGCCGCGAACAGCACGAACGAGGCGAGCAGCAGCGTCAGCGCCGCGATCCCGACCCGCCAGGGGCCGGGCCGGTAGGGGCGCCGCCAGCGCTCATGGTCCTCGAAGGGCAGGGCGACGTCGTCCGCCGCGTCGAACGGTCGGTCGGCCGTCAGGAAGGGCAGGGGCACGACTGGTCCTCACTCGTCCATGCGTGGGCTGGCTGTGCCCGGTGAGGCTATCCGCCTGTGTGCCCGCTCACCACCATCGGGGTCCGTGGCGGCGCTGGCGGTCCTGCTTCAGCGGCCCGGGGACGCCTGTGACTGCTGACCCTGCAAGGAGTGGTCGACGCTCAGCGCCGGCATCCCGACGACCAGCGAGCCCATCAGCCCGGCCACGATCGTGAGCCCCAGCAGCCACCGCCCGGCTATCCGACTCACGGAGGACCGCTCGGGGGGTGGGGGAGCGACATTGCTTCGGAACCTGTCGGCCTCGGCGAGGAAGGCGAAGGGGACGGGCTCGCGCCGACGGAACATGGTGGGTACTTCCTCCTGGAAGGGGTGGGCCATCGTCTCAACGCATGGGACATCGTCTACCGGTACAGACGCTCGAGTGCCCGAAAACGTGCCCCATATCGGCAGACGTCCTGAAGAAATCCCGCGGCACGCCCGTGCTCGTCCGGCGCAACGGCCCCCGTAGAGTTGGCGCCGCTCCGAAGACGCGATGGAAGGACCCCCCTGCCGTGACCGACAGCCCCGCCGACGACCTCAAGCCCGGCTTCCGCAGCGACGTCACCGTCGAGCTGGTCAAGCACACCGCGTCCGACGCCGACGTGCTCTTCGCCGCCCGTGTCTCGACCGTCGGCGAGCAGTCCCTCGACGAGCTGGGCAAGGACCCCGAGCGGTCGAAGGGCCTGATCAACTATCTGATGCGGGACCGGCACGGCAGCCCCTTCGAGCACAACTCGATGACCTTCTTCATCAGCGCCCCGATCTTCGTCTTCCGCGAGTTCATGCGGCACCGCGTGGGCTGGTCCTACAACGAGGAGTCCGGCCGCTACCGGGAGCTCCAGCCGGTCTTCTACGTCCCCGGCGAGTCCCGCAAGCTGGTGCAGGAGGGCCGCCCCGGCAAGTACGTCTTCGTCGAGGGAACCGAGGCCCAGCAGGAGCTGGTCGGCCGCACCATGGAGGACTCCTACGTTCGGGCCTACGAGGCCTACCAGGAGATGCTCGCCGCCGGAGTCGCCCGCGAGGTCGCGCGCGCGGTCCTCCCGGTGGGCCTGTTCTCCTCGATGTACGCCACCTGCAACGCCCGGTCGCTGATGCACTTCCTGGGCCTGCGCACCCAGCACGAGCTGGCGAAGGTCCCCTCCTTCCCGCAGCGGGAGATCGAGATGGTGGGCGAGAAGATGGAGGCCGAGTGGGCCAGGCTCATGCCCCTCACCTACGCGGCCTTCAACGCGAACGGGCGTGTCGCACCGTGACGAGGACGGGCCACGGAGACGTATGTACGGATCATCCGCCCGAAGTGTCCGTATTGCGGCATTTGGAGAAGTTCATCTAGCCTGATCAAACGGACCCGGCACTGCTTGAACCCCCGAGCAGGCAGTGCCGGGTTCCATCTTTGTCATGACTTTTCGTACCCCCCGACGGCAGACCCCACGGTGAGCAACGAGTAGCGTGTCACCCATGGCTCCGACCTCCACTCCGCAGACCCCCTTCGGGCGGGTCCTCACCGCCATGGTCACGCCCCTCACGGCGGACGGCGCGATCGACCTCGACGGCGCACAGCGGCTCGCCACCCACCTGGTGGACGCAGGCAACGACGGCCTGATCGTCAACGGCACCACCGGCGAGTCGCCCACCACCAGCGACGCGGAGAAATCGGATCTGGTACGAGCCGTCCTGGAGGCCGTCGGAGACCGCGCCCACGTGGTCGCGGGAGTCGGCACCAACGACACCCACCACAGCGTCGAACTGGCCAAGGCGGCCGAGACGACGGGCGCACACGGCCTCCTGGTCGTCACCCCGTACTACAACAAGCCCCCGCAGGAGGGTCTCTACCGCCACTTCACGGCCGTCGCCGACGCCACCGGCCTGCCGGTCATGCTCTACGACATCCCCGGCCGCAGCGGTGTCCCGATCAGCACCGAGACGCTGGTCCGCCTCGCCGCCCACCCCCGGATCGTCGCCAACAAGGACGCCAAGGGCGATCTGGGCCGCGCGAGCTGGGCCATCGCGCGCTCCGGCCTCGCCTGGTACTCCGGTGACGACATGCTGAACCTGCCGCTGCTCTCCGTGGGAGCGGTCGGCTTCGTCTCGGTGGTCGGCCACCTGGTCACCCCGGAGCTGCGCGCCCTGGTCGAGGCGTTCACCGCCGGCGACGTCCAGAAGGCTACCGAGATCCACCAGAAGCTGCTCCCCGTCTACACGGGCATGTTCCGCACCCAGGGCGTCATGACGACGAAGGCGGCGCTCGCCCTGCAGGGCCTGCCCGCGGGACCGCTGCGCCCGCCCATGGTCGAGTGCTCGCCCGAAGAGATCGAACAGCTCAAGATCGATCTTGCCGCGGGCGGGGTACAGCTCTGACAACAGACTTCACAACTGAATAGGCAGGCCACCGGTGCCTGCAATCCACCACGACAACTGCTTCTGCACGAACGTCACGCGCGCCACGTGCCCACCGGTACGTGGCGCGCGTGTGTGAGGAGAGTCTTTTGAGTCATCCGCATCCGCAACTCGCTCCGCCCCCGCAGCTCCCCGCGGGCGGCCTCCGGGTCACTCCGCTCGGCGGGCTCGGCGAAATCGGCCGGAACATGACGGTCTTCGAATACGGCGGCCGCCTGCTGATCGTCGACTGCGGGGTGCTGTTCCCCGAGGAGGAGCAGCCCGGCATCGACCTGATCCTGCCGGACTTCTCGTCCATCCGGGACCGCCTCGACGACATCGAGGGCATCGTCCTGACCCATGGTCACGAGGACCACATCGGCGCCGTCCCCTACCTCCTGCGCGAGAAGCCGGACATCCCGCTCATCGGCTCCAAGCTGACCCTCGCGCTGATCGAGGCCAAGCTCCAGGAGCACCGGATCCGCCCGTACACCCTCGAGGTGGCGGAGGGGCACCGGGAGCGCATCGGCCCGTTCGACTGTGAGTTCATCGCCGTCAACCACTCGATCCCGGACGCCCTCGCGGTCGCGATCCGCACGCCCGCCGGCATGGTGGTTCACACGGGCGACTTCAAGATGGACCAGCTCCCGCTGGACGGCAGGCTCACCGACCTGCACGCGTTCGCCCGCCTGAGCGAGGAGGGCATCGACCTCCTTCTCTCCGACTCGACGAACGCCGAGGTCCCCGGGTTCGTGCCGCCCGAGCGGGACATCTCCAACGTTTTGCGCACGGTCTTCGCCGGAGCCCGCAAGCGGATCATCGTGGCCAGCTTCGCCAGTCACGTCCACCGCATCCAGCAGATCCTCGACGCGGCGCACGAGTACGGCCGCCGCGTCGCCTTCGTGGGCCGCTCGATGGTCCGCAACATGGGCATCGCGCGCGACCTGGGGTACCTGAAGGTCCCGCCGGGCCTCGTCGTGGACGTCAAGACCCTCGACGACCTTCCGGACCACGAGGTCGTCCTGGTGTGCACGGGGTCCCAGGGCGAGCCGATGGCGGCCCTGTCCCGCATGGCCAACCGCGACCACCAGATCCGCATCGTCCCCGGCGACACGGTGATCCTGGCGTCGTCGCTCATCCCGGGCAACGAGAACGCGGTCTACCGGGTCATCAACGGCCTGACCCGCTGGGGCGCGAACGTCATCCACAAGGGCAACGCCAAGGTGCACGTCTCGGGCCACGCGTCTGCCGGCGAGCTCCTGTACTTCTACAACATCTGCCGCCCGAAGAACCTGATGCCGGTGCACGGCGAATGGCGGCACCTGCGCGCCAACGCCGAGCTGGGCGCCCTGACGGGCGTCCCGCACGACCGCATCGTGATCGCGGAGGACGGCGTGGTCGTCGACCTCGTCGAGGGCAAGGCGAAGATCGCCGGCAAGGTCCAGGCGGGATACGTGTACGTCGACGGCCTCTCGGTCGGCGACGTCGGCGAGCCGGCCCTGAAGGACCGGAAGATCCTGGGCGACGAGGGCATCATCTCGGTCTTCGTCGTCGTGGACTCCTCCACCGGCAAGATCACCGGCGGCCCGCACATCCAGGCCCGCGGTTCGGGCATCGAGGACTCCGCCTTCTCGGCCGTCACCCCGAAGATCGCCGAGGTCCTGGAACGCTCGGCCCAGGACGGTGTCGTCGAGCCCCACCAGCTGCAGCAGCTGATCCGCCGCACCCTGGGCAAGTGGGTCTCCGACACCTATCGCCGCAGGCCGATGATCCTCCCGGTCGTGGTGGAGGTCTGAGCGACGTACGACCCCTCGTACGCGTGAACCCGGAGCGGGGCTCCCCGATTTGCATCGGGGAGCCCCGCTCCAGTACGTTTACGGCTCCGCCTGAACGGGAACCCGGTACACCTCGTGCCCCGGATCCACTTCCCGGAGGGGCGAGAAAACCGACTCAGAACTTCTGATAAAGTCGGAACCGCCGGAAAGGAAAACCCGCGAGATAAGCGGGGAACCTGGAAAGCACCGAGGAAATCGGATCGGGAAACGGTCTGATAGAGTCGGAAACGCAAGACCGAAGGGAAACTGCCCGGAGGAAAGCCCGAGAGGGTGAGTACGAAGGAAGCGTCCGTTCCTTGAGAACTCAACAGCGTGCCAAAAATCAACGCCAGATATGTTGATACCCCGTCCCCGGCAGTGATAGCCGAGGATGAGGTTCCTTTGAAACAAACACAGCGAGGACGTTGTGAACGCCGAGCTTATTCCGCTCGACGTTCCGCTCTCGTGTGTGCGATCCCGATCACGGGAAAACATTCACGGAGAGTTTGATCCTGGCTCAGGACGAACGCTGGCGGCGTGCTTAACACATGCAAGTCGAACGATGAACCACTTCGGTGGGGATTAGTGGCGAACGGGTGAGTAACACGTGGGCAATCTGCCCTTCACTCTGGGACAAGCCCTGGAAACGGGGTCTAATACCGGATATCACTTCTGCAGGCATCTGTAGGGGTTGAAAGCTCCGGCGGTGAAGGATGAGCCCGCGGCCTATCAGCTTGTTGGTGAGGTAATGGCTCACCAAGGCGACGACGGGTAGCCGGCCTGAGAGGGCGACCGGCCACACTGGGACTGAGACACGGCCCAGACTCCTACGGGAGGCAGCAGTGGGGAATATTGCACAATGGGCGAAAGCCTGATGCAGCGACGCCGCGTGAGGGATGACGGCCTTCGGGTTGTAAACCTCTTTCAGCAGGGAAGAAGCGAAAGTGACGGTACCTGCAGAAGAAGCGCCGGCTAACTACGTGCCAGCAGCCGCGGTAATACGTAGGGCGCAAGCGTTGTCCGGAATTATTGGGCGTAAAGAGCTCGTAGGCGGTCTGTCGCGTCGGATGTGAAAGCCCGGGGCTTAACCCCGGGTCTGCATTCGATACGGGCAGACTAGAGTGTGGTAGGGGAGATCGGAATTCCTGGTGTAGCGGTGAAATGCGCAGATATCAGGAGGAACACCGGTGGCGAAGGCGGATCTCTGGGCCATTACTGACGCTGAGGAGCGAAAGCGTGGGGAGCGAACAGGATTAGATACCCTGGTAGTCCACGCCGTAAACGGTGGGAACTAGGTGTTGGCGACATTCCACGTCGTCGGTGCCGCAGCTAACGCATTAAGTTCCCCGCCTGGGGAGTACGGCCGCAAGGCTAAAACTCAAAGGAATTGACGGGGGCCCGCACAAGCAGCGGAGCATGTGGCTTAATTCGACGCAACGCGAAGAACCTTACCAAGGCTTGACATACACCGGAAACGGCCAGAGATGGTCGCCCCCTTGTGGTCGGTGTACAGGTGGTGCATGGCTGTCGTCAGCTCGTGTCGTGAGATGTTGGGTTAAGTCCCGCAACGAGCGCAACCCTTGTTCTGTGTTGCCAGCATGCCCTTCGGGGTGATGGGGACTCACAGGAGACTGCCGGGGTCAACTCGGAGGAAGGTGGGGACGACGTCAAGTCATCATGCCCCTTATGTCTTGGGCTGCACACGTGCTACAATGGCCGGTACAAAGAGCTGCGAAACCGTGAGGTGGAGCGAATCTCAAAAAGCCGGTCTCAGTTCGGATTGGGGTCTGCAACTCGACCCCATGAAGTCGGAGTTGCTAGTAATCGCAGATCAGCATTGCTGCGGTGAATACGTTCCCGGGCCTTGTACACACCGCCCGTCACGTCACGAAAGTCGGTAACACCCGAAGCCGGTGGCCCAACCCCTTGTGGGAGGGAGCTGTCGAAGGTGGGACTGGCGATTGGGACGAAGTCGTAACAAGGTAGCCGTACCGGAAGGTGCGGCTGGATCACCTCCTTTCTAAGGAGCACTTCTAGGCGACCGCAAGGTTGTCCAGAGGCCAGTTCATCGGCGAACGTCCGGTGCTGGTTGCTCATGGGTGGAACGTTGATTATTCGGCACTCTCAGTCATCTCGGGCTGCAAGTACTGCTCTTCGGAGCGTGGAAAGCTGATCACGAGTGGCGGGGGTGCCGGGCACGCTGTTGGGTGTCTGAGGGTATGGCCGTGAGGTCGTCCTTCTGATGCCGGCCCCAGTGAACTCCAGCTCAGGTTGGGGGTGATGGGTGGCTGGTCGTTGTTTGAGAACTGCACAGTGGACGCGAGCATCTGTGGCCAAGTTTTTAAGGGCGCACGGTGGATGCCTTGGCACCAGGAACCGATGAAGGACGTGGGAGGCCACGATAGTCCCCGGGGAGCCGTCAACCAGGCTTTGATCCGGGGGTTTCCGAATGGGGAAACCCGGCAGTCGTCATGGGCTGTCACCCATACCTGAACACATAGGGTATGTGGAGGGAACGCGGGGAAGTGAAACATCTCAGTACCCGCAGGAAGAGAAAACAACCGTGATTCCGGGAGTAGTGGCGAGCGAAACCGGATGAGGCCAAACCGTATGCGTGTGAGACCCGGCAGGGGTTGCGCATTCGGGGTTGTGGGATCTCTCTTTCACAGTCTGCCGGCTGTGAGGCGAGTCAGAAACCGT contains these protein-coding regions:
- a CDS encoding M16 family metallopeptidase, which gives rise to MTSSSSQATARTSSEARAVARTQTLIKGTAGIGVVRKTTLPGGLRIVTETLPSVRSATFGIWAHVGSRDETPSLNGATHYLEHLLFKGTTRRSALDISSAIDAVGGEMNAFTAKEYTCYYARVLDTDLPLAIDVVCDMLTGSLIREEDVNVERGAILEEIAMTEDDPGDCVHDLFAQTMFGDNPLGRPVLGTVDTVNALTADRIRRFYKKHYDPTHLVVAAAGNIDHNKVVRQVRAAFEKAGSLRNTDAAPIGPRDGRRAIRAVGRVELIGRRTEQAHVVLGMPGLARTDDRRWALGVLNTALGGGMSSRLFQEVREKRGLAYSVYSYTSGFADCGLFGVYAGCRPSQVHDVLKICRDELDQVAEHGLSDEEIVRAIGQLRGSTVLGLEDTGALMNRIGKSELCWGDQMSVDDMLARIAAVTPDEVRSVARDILGQRPSLSVIGPLKDKQAARLHDAVA
- the dapB gene encoding 4-hydroxy-tetrahydrodipicolinate reductase; translation: MSKLRVAVLGAKGRIGSEAVRAVEAAEDMELVAALGRGDDLQTLARTGAQVAVELTTPASVMDNLDFCVRHGIHAVVGTTGWTDERLAQLNGWLAASPATGVLIAPNFSIGAVLTMKFAQIAAPYFESVEVVELHHPNKVDAPSGTATRTAQLIAEARRAAGSAPAPDATATGLDGARGASVDGVPVHAIRLRGLLAHQEVLLGGEGETLTVRHDSLHHSSFMPGILLGARRVVSTPGLTFGLEHFLDLN
- the thyX gene encoding FAD-dependent thymidylate synthase, with amino-acid sequence MTDSPADDLKPGFRSDVTVELVKHTASDADVLFAARVSTVGEQSLDELGKDPERSKGLINYLMRDRHGSPFEHNSMTFFISAPIFVFREFMRHRVGWSYNEESGRYRELQPVFYVPGESRKLVQEGRPGKYVFVEGTEAQQELVGRTMEDSYVRAYEAYQEMLAAGVAREVARAVLPVGLFSSMYATCNARSLMHFLGLRTQHELAKVPSFPQREIEMVGEKMEAEWARLMPLTYAAFNANGRVAP
- the dapA gene encoding 4-hydroxy-tetrahydrodipicolinate synthase; this encodes MAPTSTPQTPFGRVLTAMVTPLTADGAIDLDGAQRLATHLVDAGNDGLIVNGTTGESPTTSDAEKSDLVRAVLEAVGDRAHVVAGVGTNDTHHSVELAKAAETTGAHGLLVVTPYYNKPPQEGLYRHFTAVADATGLPVMLYDIPGRSGVPISTETLVRLAAHPRIVANKDAKGDLGRASWAIARSGLAWYSGDDMLNLPLLSVGAVGFVSVVGHLVTPELRALVEAFTAGDVQKATEIHQKLLPVYTGMFRTQGVMTTKAALALQGLPAGPLRPPMVECSPEEIEQLKIDLAAGGVQL
- a CDS encoding ribonuclease J, whose translation is MSHPHPQLAPPPQLPAGGLRVTPLGGLGEIGRNMTVFEYGGRLLIVDCGVLFPEEEQPGIDLILPDFSSIRDRLDDIEGIVLTHGHEDHIGAVPYLLREKPDIPLIGSKLTLALIEAKLQEHRIRPYTLEVAEGHRERIGPFDCEFIAVNHSIPDALAVAIRTPAGMVVHTGDFKMDQLPLDGRLTDLHAFARLSEEGIDLLLSDSTNAEVPGFVPPERDISNVLRTVFAGARKRIIVASFASHVHRIQQILDAAHEYGRRVAFVGRSMVRNMGIARDLGYLKVPPGLVVDVKTLDDLPDHEVVLVCTGSQGEPMAALSRMANRDHQIRIVPGDTVILASSLIPGNENAVYRVINGLTRWGANVIHKGNAKVHVSGHASAGELLYFYNICRPKNLMPVHGEWRHLRANAELGALTGVPHDRIVIAEDGVVVDLVEGKAKIAGKVQAGYVYVDGLSVGDVGEPALKDRKILGDEGIISVFVVVDSSTGKITGGPHIQARGSGIEDSAFSAVTPKIAEVLERSAQDGVVEPHQLQQLIRRTLGKWVSDTYRRRPMILPVVVEV